The following are from one region of the Oscarella lobularis chromosome 3, ooOscLobu1.1, whole genome shotgun sequence genome:
- the LOC136184477 gene encoding hematopoietic prostaglandin D synthase-like has translation MAARIVLRYLQCQGRAEPLRLLLTDSGMPFKDERVQPEECKLAETSKWGPFRSLPVLEWDSYLIAQTEAIALYLATKLDYAGDGSAEQTAHSAALVSAAYQDLIQVAVKVLCTPVRGLERAFHEIAHVVAPRLQNLENYLGEKSFFIAGNKPCAGDFFVYVAVDMLMTIFGEEMFGSFPGLTAFHWRMEKRPSVKAYVDSGKRTKRLCCCRKEDEVVERVKGFRAHMRL, from the coding sequence TTCTTCGCTATCTTCAGTGCCAGGGTCGCGCCGAGCCACTCCGTCTCCTCCTAACCGACTCCGGCATGCCGttcaaagacgaacgcgtgcAGCCGGAAGAGTGCAAGCTCgcggaaacgtcgaaatGGGGCCCATTTCGCTCGCTGCCCGTTCTCGAGTGGGACTCCTACCTGATCGCCCAAACGGAAGCGATTGCACTCTATCTCGCGACTAAGCTCGACTACGCCGGCGACGGATCGGCAGAACAAACGGCGCATAGCGCCGCTCTCGTTTCGGCCGCCTATCAAGATCTCATCCAAGTGGCGGTCAAAGTTCTCTGCACCCCGGTGAGGGGCCTCGAAAGGGCGTTCCACGAGATCGCACACGTGGTCGCTCCTCGTCTGCAGAATCTCGAGAACTATCTCGGCGAGAAGAGCTTCTTTATCGCTGGTAATAAGCCGTGCGCCGGCGACTTTTTCGTCTACGTCGCCGTTGATATGCTGATGACGATTTTCGGCGAGGAGATGTTTGGGTCATTTCCGGGTTTGACGGCTTTTCATTGGCGCATGGAAAAGCGACCCAGCGTCAAAGCGTACGTTGATTCTGGTAAGAGGACAAAGCGACTTTGTTGTTGCCGAAAGGaggacgaagtcgtcgagagaGTGAAAGGTTTTCGAGCACATATGAGATTGTAA
- the LOC136184542 gene encoding plasminogen-like encodes MPRTKTTSRLLAIVTGTLVLLLVAGNKCGSYEGSVCRDVLLAEIFYDRGAIDEAEKTLTKTFDELDDLDEVESGCRDYVKTLLCHLVFPYCGVGGGGGGEGGGDGDTASGRPVCVDDCYVGRDEVCQGNQWHLVANLTNVVDGVDLSTCDGSGFGGSMRGGDEPECWSQVWKPQATYGQEQEEEDSCYVGIGRGYAGKVAVTRSGYPCQNWASQSPHAHSSMITAEANYCRNPEGRAAQPWCYTTNSSVRWEECNVPRCHPDLVCDGRVSLGCPNFEIPNVERFWNTSEFDSAEKLSIFVLLLGKNDTCFRRISRLMCLIDMPLCDASSPEPRPLSVCREYCESLTDDVCAKHWKWIEETIKENPKFSLSLLPKCDEFPSQYDEESFECIVEEKMPPKEEEFTKDCYSDRGAGYVGTTSVTESGLSCQAWTSQYPHAHLMNNPPTGSACRNPDERLERPWCYTTDTETRWEYCDVPKCSNDEPAGESHSRYIIASVVGGVGLLLFVGLCAAIWRRQKKRNEFQCCCRVGDARLLSEDDYLGEFLIPNVAQQRREMEMEERTENENKSTGDETRS; translated from the exons ATGCCTCgaacaaaaacgacgtcgcgcctTCTCGCGATCGTAACGGGAACACTCGTTCTACTACTAGTCGCCG GTAACAAGTGCGGGAGCTACGAGGGAAGCGTCTGTCGTGACGTACTTCTCGCCGAGATCTTCTACGATCgcggcgcgatcgacgaagcggagaagacgttgacgaagacgttTGACGAATTAGATGATTTGGATGAAGTCGAGTCCGGTTGTCGGGATTATGTAAAGACGTTGCTGTGCCATTTGGTTTTTCCCTATTgtggcgtcggcggcgggggcggcggcgagggCGGGGGCGACGGGGACACTGCATCCGGACGCCCCGTCTGCGTTGACGATTGCTACGTCGGAAGAGACGAAGTGTGCCAGGGCAATCAGTGGCATTTGGTCGCCAATctgacgaacgtcgtcgacggagtCGACCTGTCGACGTGCGACGGCAGCGGGTTCGGCGGGTCGatgcgcggcggcgacgaaccGGAGTGCTGGAGTCAAGTGTGGAAGCCACAAG CTACGTATGGCCAAGAGCAAGAGGAAGAAG ATTCTTGCTACGTTGGTATTGGGCGAGGTTACGCGGGCAAAGTGGCGGTGACTCGTTCGGGCTATCCGTGCCAGAACTGGGCCTCTCAGTCGCCGCACGCCCATTCGTCGATGATCACCGCCGAAGCAAACTACTGTAGAAATCCAGAAGGTCGTGCCGCGCAGCCGTGGTGCTACACGACCAACTCGTCCGTACGATGGGAAGAGTGCAACGTGCCCAGATGTC ATCCTGACTTGGTATGCGACGGACGCGTCAGTTTGGGATGTCCGAACTTCGAAATTCCCAACGTCGAGCGTTTCTGGAACACAAGTGAATTCGATTCGGCGGAGAAGCTGTCAATCTTTGTTCTACTGCTGGGCAAGAATGACACGTGCTTTCGGCGAATAAGTCGACTGATGTGCTTGATCGACATGCCCCTGTGTGATGCGTCGTCGCCCGAACCTCGTCCGCTGTCCGTCTGTCGCGAGTATTGCGAGTCGCTGACAGACGACGTCTGTGCGAAACACTGGAAGTGGATTGAGGAGACCATCAAAGAGAATCCGAAGTTTAGTCTCTCCTTATTGCCAAAATGTGACGAATTTCCGAGTCAGTATGATGAAGAATCGTTTGAGTGCATCGTTGAAGAAAAGATGCCTCCAAAGGAAGAGGAATTTACGAAAG atTGTTATTCCGACCGTGGTGCCGGTTACGTTGGGACGACGTCTGTCACCGAATCAGGGTTATCGTGCCAGGCTTGGACGTCCCAATATCCTCACGCTCACTTGATGAACAATCCTCCTACTGGTAGTGCGTGCAGAAATCCGGATGAGCGACTAGAAAGGCCGTGGTGTTATACGACAGACACGGAGACGAGATGGGAGTACTGCGACGTACCCAAGTGTTCGAATG ATGAGCCTGCTGGCGAAAGCCATTCTCGCTACATCATTGCAAGCGTCGTTGGCGGCGTTGGCTTGCTTCTATTCGTCGGTCTTTGCGCCGCGATATGGCGACGCCAAAAGAAGCGGAATGAGTTTCAGTGCTGCTGTCGCGTCGGAGATGCGCGTCTGCTGTCGGAAGATGACTACTTGGGCGAGTTTCTCATTCCCAACGTCGCGCAGCAGCGGAGAGAAATGGAAATGGAGGAGAGaacggaaaacgaaaacaagtCTActggcgacgagacgaggtCGTGA
- the LOC136184541 gene encoding copine-3-like, with the protein MYSASGSKVQISVRCTGLVNLDRFSKSDPMCVLFEDKKGAWIEQGRTEVIKDNLNPDFAHTFIVDYHFEESQPLKFAVYDVDSSTRNLAKHDYIGEVELCLADIVVAGRVLVKTLKRSGDKSARGKIHLSAEEGEENKCNIEFIIGGSHLDKKDFFGKSDPYLEISRGLEDNNFVLVHRTEVIRNTLNPRWKKFQISAQKLCNGDFDRPLQLTCWDWDKNDTPDLIGRGITSVRALLGDEKAGIPPIASLELIEPRKKAKKGKKYTNSGILQFLHCKIFPVPSFLDFVRGGCEISLMVAVDFTASNGDPSLPSSLHYNHPYQMNEYVEAIQSVGSVLAPYDSDQLFPIWGFGARIPPSHAVSHCFPLTGSVDRPEVRGVEGMVEAYRYSLANVQLYGPTIFSQILTAALHKVKRNPISQEQQLYHILLIITDGVINDMQNAIDRIVEASELPLSIVIVGVGAANFKLMNCLDADDEPLRSQMGKVMSRDIVQFVPLRDFRSQGGANFSLTREVLSEIPEQLTTLMKSKGIVPNPPRLVPQQSFYGSPAPQQQQQHPNAHPPYPTTSSSPPYPTGH; encoded by the exons ATGTACTCCGCGTCGGGATCAAAAGTGCAAATATCGGTCCGCTGCACGGGACTCGTCAATCTCGATCGATTCTCGAAAAGCGATCCGATGTGCGTCCTATTCGAAGACAAAAAGGGCGCGTGGATCGAGCAGGGACGCACGGAAGTGATCAAGGACAATCTCAATCCCGAC tTCGCTCACACTTTCATCGTCGATTATCACTTCGAAGAAAGCCAGCCGCTCAAGTTCGCcgtctacgacgtcgacagttcgacgagaaatttggCGAAGCACGACTACATCGGCGAAGTCGAACTGTGTCTcgccgacatcgtcgtcgccggacgaGTTCTCGTCAAGACGCTCAAACGATCTG GAGATAAGTCGGCACGTGGTAAGATTCACTTGTCGGCTGAGGAGGGTGAGGAGAATAAGTGCAatattgaatttattattggtGGGAGTCATTTGGATAAGAAGGACTTCTTTGGCAAG TCGGATCCCTATTTGGAGATTAGTCGAGGATTGGAGGACAATAATTTCGTGCTGGTGCATCGAACCGAAGTGATACGAAACACGTTGAATCCGCGCTGGAAGAAGTTTCAGATAAGCGCTCAGAAATTGTGCAACGGAGACTTTGACAGGCCGTTGCAGTTAACGTGTTGGGACTGGGACAA GAACGACACGCCTGATCTCATAGGGCGCGGAATCACGTCAGTCCGAGCTCTCCTTGGAGACGA aaagGCTGGCATTCCTCCCATTGCCTCCTTGGAATTGATCGAGCCGCGCAAGAAGGCCAAGAAGGGAAAGAAGTACACCAACTCGGGAATCCTACAATTCTTGCATTGCAA GATATTTCCCGTTCCGTCGTTCTTGGATTTCGTCAGGGGCGGATGCGAGATCAGTCTGATGGTGGCGGTCGATTTCACGGCATCGAACGGCGACCCCAGTCTTCCCTCGTCGCTTCACTACAATCATCCCTACCAG ATGAACGAATACGTGGAAGCAATACAGTCCGTGGGAAGCGTTCTCGCTCCCTACGACAGCGATCAATTGTTTCCTATCTGGGGTTTCGGTGCGAGGATTCCTCCCAGTCACGCCGTTTCGCACTGCTTTCCGCTCACCGGCAGCGTGGATCGGCCCGAAGTGCGCGGCGTCGAGGGCATGGTCGAAGCCTATCGCTACAGCCTCGCCAATGTGCAGCTGTACGGGCCGACGATATTCTCGCAGATACTGACCGCCGCCCTTCACAAAGTGAAACGAAATCCAATCAGTCAGGAACAGCAACTGTATCACATACTCCTTATAATAACG GACGGCGTGATTAACGATATGCAAAATGCTATTGATCGCATCGTCGAAGCGTCTGAATTGCCTTTGTCGATTGTGATTGTGGGCGTGGGAGCGGCCAATTTTAAGCTGATG AATTGCCTcgatgccgacgacgagccgctGCGATCGCAAATGGGAAAGGTGATGAGTCGCGACATTGTCCAATTCGTTCCACTTCGAGACTTCCGATCGCAAGGTGGTGCCAATTTCTCTCTG ACGCGCGAGGTTCTGTCGGAAATACCTGAGCAATTGACGACGCTGATGAAAAGCAAGGGAATCGTGCCCAATCCGCCGCGACTCGTTCCGCAGCAGTCTTTCTACGGATCGCCGGCTCctcaacaacaacaacaacatcCGAATGCTCATCCCCCTtatccgacgacgagctcgtCCCCGCCTTATCCTACAGGACACTGA
- the LOC136184550 gene encoding ribonuclease P protein subunit p29-like: MSKGDSAASSELPEFVLRDSEALGLKPLKETPSGFVSAFVDSHVHRNKRRSVHALETKRLLLFDPRKRDRRKRGEEGSAKRTSCAYRPLSSREKKRRKTNDAFLRECTRYDDFVPLHKLWLQYMKDLLEIRSDSKGGGQMLSKLAKADFHGCKMTVSKSKCPHYVGLTGIIIMETQNTFKVITKENTIKVVPKSGSVFAFCIDTFLFNLHGSQLCYRAAERSARKFKLKPTKDDV, from the exons ATGAGCAAAG GAGACTCAGCTGCTAGTTCAGAATTGCCCGAATTCGTCTTGAGAGACTCCGAAGCACTGGGACTCAAA CCGTTGAAAGAGACGCCAAGCGGTTTTGTTTCCGCCTTCGTCGACTCGCACGTCCACCGCAACAAACGTCGATCCGTCCACGCGCTCGAAACCAAACGACTTCTCCTGTTCGATCCGCGCAAGCGCGATCGGCGAAAACGAGGCGAAGAAGGCTCTGCCAAGCGAACGTCGTGCGCTTATCGTCCGCTCTCGTcgagagagaagaagcgaagaaagacgaacgacgctTTCCTGCGCGAATGCACGCGAtacgacgatttcgtgccTCTGCACAAACTCTGGCTCCAATACATGAAAGATCTGCTAGAAATACGAAGCGATTCAAA GGGAGGGGGTCAGATGCTATCAAAACTTGCCAAGGCTGATTTCCATGGATGCAAGATGACAG TATCTAAATCCAAGTGCCCCCATTATGTTGGTCTGACTGGAATCATCATAATGGAAACGCAGAACACGTTCAAAGTGATCACGAAAGAAAACACCATTAAAG TTGTGCCTAAGAGTGGGTCTGTGTTTGCCTTTTGCATCGACacctttcttttcaatttacACGGAAGCCAGCTCTGCTATCGAGCCGCGGAACGATCCGCGAGAAAATTCAAGCTCAAACCAACCAAGGATGACGTCTAG
- the LOC136184549 gene encoding hematopoietic prostaglandin D synthase-like → MAKIVFRYFACQGRAEPLRLLLADSGVQFDDERVPIDEKWKQTKQDRSISGPFQCLPVLHWDSHLIAQTEAIAVYLSIKLGYAGDGSPEQMAQSAALCSAAHQDLVQTAVKLLYIPVLEPQKNLEEAFHETARNIHGRLRALDHLLDEKQFFLGDRLCSGDFFLYAAFDQILTIFGDSLFDSYPRLKAFYERMGARPNIKAYVDAGRRLKCISANPKEQEVLEKFKELDANSTPQK, encoded by the coding sequence atggcCAAAATCGTCTTCCGTTATTTCGCGTGCCAAGGCCGCGCCGAGCCGCTTCGCTTGCTTCTCGCCGACTCCGGCGTGCAGTTTGATGACGAACGCGTCCCGATCGACGAAAAGTGGAAACAAACGAAGCAGGACCGATCGATATCGGGTCCCTTCCAATGCCTACCGGTTCTCCACTGGGACTCGCATCTGATCGCTCAGACGGAGGCGATCGCCGTCTACCTGTCGATAAAACTCGGCTACGCAGGCGACGGATCGCCCGAGCAAATGGCGCAGAGCGCGGCGCTCTGTTCGGCAGCCCATCAGGATCTCGTCCAGACGGCGGTCAAGCTCCTCTACATTCCCGTGCTCGAGCCGCAAAAGAATCTCGAGGAGGCGTTCCACGAGACTGCGCGCAACATACACGGGCGCCTGCGCGCGCTCGACcatcttctcgacgagaaacaaTTCTTTCTCGGCGATCGACTGTGTTCgggcgatttttttctttacgcTGCTTTCGATCAAATTCTGACGATTTTCGGCGATAGTCTTTTCGACTCGTATCCTCGCCTGAAGGCGTTCTATGAGAGAATGGGGGCGCGACCCAATATAAAAGCCTACGTCGACGCCGGTCGAAGGCTGAAGTGTATCAGTGCAAATCCGAAGGAGCAGGAGGTCTTGGAGAAATTCAAAGAATTGGACGCCAATTCTACTCCTCAAAAGtga